GTCGAAGATGTTGGCATTGCTTTGGGGCAAGCGCTCAAGCAGGCCCTCGGCGGCAAAGCGGGCATCCGCCGCTACGGCCACTTCACGCTGCCGATGGAAGAAACGCTGGTCACCAGCGCCGTCGATTTAAGCGGCCGCTACGCGCTCGTGTTTCAAGTCGCCATTCCGGCCCGCAAAATCGGCCAGTTCGATAGCGAACTTGTCGAAGATTTCTGGCAGGCCCTGGCCGCCAACGCCCTGATGAATTTGCACGTGCTGTTGCACCACGGCCGCAACAGCCATCACATTGCCGAAGCTGTGTTCAAAACCACGGCCCGCGCTCTGCGCATGGCCGTCGAAAACGACCCCCGCATGCCCGGCGTTCCCAGCACCAAAGGCACGCTCAACGGCTAGCGAATATCCAAGCCGACGACTTGTCGTCGGTGGATCACAATTCCATCTACTCGCTCACGTCCGTTTCCAAAAACCGCGCCAGCTTATGGAAATCGGAATCCAAATCGATGTAGCGCACCATCGTCACCAGCGTGTGCGGGTCGACCAACTCTTCGAACGGCACATATTGCAATTCCAATTGGCCGTGGACTGAAACCATCACGCCGTTCAATCGCTTTTCTATGAGCGCCCGATAAGCGCCCACACCTAGCTGGCTCCCCAGCATCACGTCGAAAGCGTGCGGCTTGGAGCACCGCGCTTCGTATCCCAACTGCAGACCAATCACGCGCCGTTCCTTGCCCGTTTGCTTTTTATATTCGTCGGCCACATAGCGGGCCAGCCGCCGGTTCAAATTCACTTGCGCCACGGAAATGTGCTTGTGCTCGTCGCGCGGAATATCTTTCAAATAACTAGCCGGCAGAAACTCGGCCAATCCTTCTGCCACCACGATCACGCCGTACTGCTTGCCTTCTTTCTCCTCGCGAACCCGCATCGTTTTAACGATCCGTTTCACCACTTCGTCCACGTTCATGATTTCGCGCGTTACGCTCTGGCCGGTTTCCTCGTCCTTGCTTTCCTCCATTGCCAAATAATCGCCGTGAATGTCTTCCACGCTAATCACCAGGCTGGCCTCGCCGGCAATGGCCGCCCCATAAGCCAGCCATCCGGCGCTGCGCCCCATGGTTTCGGCCAGGTAATACACCCGCGTGGCCTCGGCATCGTACAGCAAGTTGCGAAGTTCCCCCGCCAGGGCGTCGACCGCCGTGAAATACCCAAATGTGAAATCGATGCCTGTATAATCGTTGTCAATGGTCTTCGGCAAATGCACGACAGG
The sequence above is a segment of the Pirellulales bacterium genome. Coding sequences within it:
- the hisB gene encoding imidazoleglycerol-phosphate dehydratase HisB; this encodes MPRTAVIDRKTAETQVHVELNLDGAGNSAIATGVGFFDHMLTLLAKHAAFDLNVQAQGDLHVDQHHTVEDVGIALGQALKQALGGKAGIRRYGHFTLPMEETLVTSAVDLSGRYALVFQVAIPARKIGQFDSELVEDFWQALAANALMNLHVLLHHGRNSHHIAEAVFKTTARALRMAVENDPRMPGVPSTKGTLNG
- a CDS encoding 6-phosphofructokinase; this translates as MSSPLSPPPHAQTPIHKVAIVFAGGPAPAANAVISAAADSFMRNGVQVVGIMNGYSNLMQFGPDRPLTEGKDYIMITPRLMRRVRSAQGIVIGTARANPGKSVSHPNHLDDPEKVQPLRTVYEALCSIGVDALISIGGDDTLKTANKLKLFQDRLPAEARHIPVVHLPKTIDNDYTGIDFTFGYFTAVDALAGELRNLLYDAEATRVYYLAETMGRSAGWLAYGAAIAGEASLVISVEDIHGDYLAMEESKDEETGQSVTREIMNVDEVVKRIVKTMRVREEKEGKQYGVIVVAEGLAEFLPASYLKDIPRDEHKHISVAQVNLNRRLARYVADEYKKQTGKERRVIGLQLGYEARCSKPHAFDVMLGSQLGVGAYRALIEKRLNGVMVSVHGQLELQYVPFEELVDPHTLVTMVRYIDLDSDFHKLARFLETDVSE